The genomic region AATACTTCTTGATTATCCATTCCAAAGCTCATAATCCATCCTGTATCACGTTGATCCATGAAATCGCTATGATCAGGCCAAATATTCCATGGTGGAGCAAGAGCTCTGGTTACTATAGCCATAACTACCGGAACCCTTGCTCGAGCAGTCCAATGCACCCATTCATGCATATACATAAGTCCATGACTACTTGTCGCTGTAAATGCGCGGGCACCAGCAATTGCTGCACCGAAAGTTGCGGCTAATGCCGAATGCTCGCTTTCAACACGGATCATTATAGCATCTAGTTCTCCGGACTCTATTAGTTCTGCGAGTTTCTCAACAATGCTTGTCTGTGGTGTAATAGGATATGCTGCTACAACATCTATTCGTGCATACTTGGCTGCATAAGCAACCGAATAATTACCTGTTAAAGCTACAAGCTTACCCATTTAATACACCTCCCCTACTCCTCGGGTACAAGTTCTATTGCATTGACCGGGCATACATCTGCACATACACCACATCCTTTACAATAATCATAATTAATTGTAACACCCGTTTCCGGCTCGACTCTGATAACGTTTACGGGACAGTATATTTCACATAGGAAGCATCTAACACATTTATTATTATTTACTAGAGGCTTGGTTGTTCTCCAGAACCCAGTTTTTCCAGCCACTCCAACAGCTGGTTTTGCTAAGGGTATCTTATATGATGAGCTTATAACTACTAATTTATCAGGCATTACATATTCACCTCCTTTATTAAGCGAGTTTCATTATAGGCTTGAAAAGCTGCTTTAGCATTGGCTTCTCCGATTCTTCCTCCAAAATAGGATTCTATTGCTTTCATTATATTCTCGATACCTATTATCTTTGTAGCTTTAGAGAATGCTCCAAGCATCGAAGTATTTACTACGGGCCATCCCGCAACAACTAGTTTATTTTCTAGAGCTATTTTCTTAGCGTTAACACCATAGAATCTCGCTTTGCCTAAAATATTGAATTTTCCATAATCAATTTCATAATCGCTTGGCATATTTACGATCACATATCCATTATCTCTTACATACACCTTCTTCGTTGCTCCAATATCTATTAGTTTGTGATCTAGTATTATCAGAACATCTGCTTCATAGAACATTCCATGTCTAACTATTGGTTTATCACTGATCCTAGCAAATGCCATAACAGGAGCTCCTCTTCTTTCAGCACCGAAGAATGGGAAGCCCTGCCCATATATTTTCTGATATAATGCTGCGTGAACAAGTATATTAGCAGCAGTCACTCCGCCTTGGCCGCCTCTACCATAAAATATTATCTCATACAGCATCAGCTCATCCGCTCCAATTAGTATTTTATTTTCTAATATGATATATACATGTAAGTATATTTTATATTCTTATAAAGAAACAAGTAGATTCTAAACAATACTATGCCTAACAATTGTTTGTAGAAATTTGCAA from Staphylothermus marinus F1 harbors:
- a CDS encoding 4Fe-4S binding protein, translated to MPDKLVVISSSYKIPLAKPAVGVAGKTGFWRTTKPLVNNNKCVRCFLCEIYCPVNVIRVEPETGVTINYDYCKGCGVCADVCPVNAIELVPEE
- a CDS encoding 2-oxoacid:acceptor oxidoreductase family protein, with amino-acid sequence MLYEIIFYGRGGQGGVTAANILVHAALYQKIYGQGFPFFGAERRGAPVMAFARISDKPIVRHGMFYEADVLIILDHKLIDIGATKKVYVRDNGYVIVNMPSDYEIDYGKFNILGKARFYGVNAKKIALENKLVVAGWPVVNTSMLGAFSKATKIIGIENIMKAIESYFGGRIGEANAKAAFQAYNETRLIKEVNM